One window of Sphingomonas sp. KC8 genomic DNA carries:
- a CDS encoding MFS transporter, translating into MSTASPAIDGRYKWVILAAVFIAQMMAIGATSFGYGLFVKPVIAEFGMSRGNANLGLMLIIVGMALVSPLVGQMLDRFPARWTVIGGGALFGIGAAIVAMTSNLWVLAAAIFLPLAVGTTALGPLTASTLVARWFDERRGRALGIVAISSSTGGLLVVPAMAALIEQFGWRGAVAITGFAVAMVATLIGLFVIRERTVPVVGSAETPAMAAVGRWTARQLIGTRDFWLLVLSVGVLMGVSQALLSSLVAYGTDRGFSLAQATALVLCVSASSIAGKLVIGMLADSIDKRWLLAGVALLLELFLVILMMHPVYPALVAGCLAAGAAVGGTYPVWAALISSRFGIASFGMVMGLTVQFQMPIILGSLRFVGDSFDRTGSYDQAFAAFAILAPIAFLAALAIGRPGMARL; encoded by the coding sequence GTGAGCACCGCATCCCCGGCGATCGATGGTCGCTATAAATGGGTGATCCTGGCCGCCGTCTTCATCGCGCAGATGATGGCGATTGGCGCCACGAGTTTCGGCTATGGCCTGTTCGTGAAGCCGGTGATCGCCGAATTCGGGATGTCGCGGGGGAACGCCAATCTTGGCCTGATGCTGATCATCGTCGGCATGGCGCTGGTTTCGCCGCTGGTGGGCCAGATGCTCGATCGTTTTCCCGCGCGGTGGACGGTGATCGGCGGCGGGGCGTTGTTCGGCATCGGTGCGGCGATCGTTGCGATGACGAGCAATTTGTGGGTGCTGGCGGCGGCCATCTTCCTGCCGCTGGCGGTGGGGACGACGGCGCTGGGGCCGTTGACTGCATCTACGCTGGTGGCGCGCTGGTTCGACGAGCGGCGTGGCCGGGCGCTGGGGATCGTCGCCATCTCGTCGTCGACGGGCGGGTTGCTCGTCGTGCCGGCGATGGCGGCGCTGATCGAACAGTTCGGCTGGCGCGGGGCCGTGGCGATCACCGGTTTCGCGGTCGCCATGGTCGCCACGTTGATCGGGCTGTTCGTGATCCGCGAACGGACCGTTCCCGTCGTGGGATCGGCGGAAACACCGGCGATGGCGGCGGTGGGCCGCTGGACTGCCCGCCAGTTGATCGGCACGCGCGATTTCTGGTTGCTGGTGCTGTCGGTGGGCGTGCTGATGGGGGTCAGCCAGGCGCTGTTGTCATCGCTTGTCGCTTATGGAACCGATCGGGGCTTTTCACTGGCGCAGGCGACCGCGCTGGTGTTGTGCGTGTCGGCATCGTCGATCGCCGGCAAGCTGGTGATCGGCATGCTGGCGGATAGCATCGATAAACGCTGGCTGCTGGCGGGGGTCGCGCTTTTGCTCGAACTGTTCCTCGTCATTCTGATGATGCACCCGGTTTACCCGGCACTGGTTGCCGGCTGCCTGGCCGCGGGCGCCGCAGTCGGTGGCACTTATCCCGTGTGGGCGGCGTTGATTTCCAGCCGTTTCGGCATCGCGTCGTTCGGGATGGTGATGGGGCTGACGGTGCAGTTCCAGATGCCGATCATCCTCGGTTCGCTGCGGTTCGTGGGCGACAGCTTCGACCGCACCGGCAGCTATGATCAGGCGTTTGCCGCCTTTGCCATTCTTGCGCCGATCGCCTTTCTTGCGGCGCTGGCGATCGGCCGTCCGGGCATGGCCCGCCTGTAA